The sequence below is a genomic window from Lolium perenne isolate Kyuss_39 chromosome 7, Kyuss_2.0, whole genome shotgun sequence.
AGTGTTCTTTCTCATCTAAATTATCACCGGCGTTGTATTGTGTAATACTTGCTTCCTCCTTACACTTCTAAAATTTCTGTATGATAATAGTATTCGACATATCCTACGTTGGAGATATTTTCACATCTTCGAAGTGGATTCCATGAAAATTTGCTTAGTTAGGCCATTATTCATGCATTAAAGTTCAGCTGTGGCAATTTTAAGCAATTGATGTGTTGCTACCTTAAGTATTTTTTTAGTTTGGTTGGTTGGGTCAATCTGACCCATTCGATAATATttgcaaaaaataaaaaccatCTTACAGATTGTTTGTCATTAATCACGTGGTTTCATAATACTTGCTTGTGCCCTACACTTCTACACTTTTTATctaataataatatttttttaaaTGATTATTTCCATAATATACTCATGCTTTTATGGTGTTTGAAGGTGACAATGTACTCATATGGCAGTGCTGCCTCTTCCCTCGAAATGATCAGGGTGAGCGAAGGTGGGGCGAAGTGGAGATTATGTATGCTCCATCCTCCAGTTGTCATTGTCATAGTAGGCTCAGAGCTTGGATCTGAATGTTGTTTTTTTTGTCCATGTGTCTTATCTCGCTTCGTCAGTCCCACGGGACTACTCGGGGTAAGAACGTGAAACATATTCATTTGATTTATGTCTATTGCCTTCATGTTGTTGTTCTGATCTCTTTCTGGTAATGTAATTTTGATTCTTTTTTATTTCGTTTCAACATACATGGTCCCAAGAATATTCTTAGTTGTTGTACAATAACACAACATGTCCAAATAATTGTATCTCTCTTGAAAAATGGTTGCAAGCTGGCCCTTTCCCTTAGCTCCCTAGTGTATGTGTATATGTCATTTGCCGAACTATCTCTTCCATCTTCGAAGGAGTGAGTACAAATGACTACGAGACCTTTTGTCGAGCGGGAGGAGCGATGTGTGTGCTTCTTTGTTCCATGGCAAGTGTCTCTGGCCCTCTTGGTGCGAGCATGGTTCCTTGATGTGATCGGTCAGAGTATGACCTTTGAGCGATATACTTCTTGTTGGTTCATTCTTTGCACCTTGAGCTTTTACTTCTTTCTTGCCGCACGATTAGCGATTTCTGGGATGTCCGATAGACAAGCGCGTGGGTTTGTTAGCTTCCTGGGAGCAATCCCGCAAATCACGTGGAGTATTGGATTTCCAATAACTGCTACCGTGAATTACGTCATGTATGCTAACCTCTTTCATTATCCCCGATCTGCTGCGTGTGCTTCCTATTTCCTTGCTACCACAAACCTTTCGTGAGTCCATGTGTGCTTCCGTTATTTGCACTTCACCTAAAGTGCTTTAGTAGTGTATCTGACATGATTACGGTATTTTTGCCACTACATGCGTGTATATGTGCTACCTAGTCCTCCACAAAATGCCGATATATGTGTGCTTCCTTCTTCCTACTACCACAAAAGTTCTCATACGACTTGCTTCAACTTTTACTAAACTATATTTCTTAGTACCTCTACATGCTCTTCTGTGTTTGCTCATTTTCGAAATTCAAATTAGTGCTTCATTAGTGAATATGTCATGCTTCCACCTTCAATGCACTCTACCAACTTATATGCTTCCCTCAGTTTTGCTTCCATCTCATCATATTCCAATTCTCAAATACTACATAGGTCATGTTTCAACCTTGAATACACTATGTTTCCTAGTACGATCATATATGCTTCCTTCTAAATCCATACACAAATTTGCTTCCATTTAATATTCCAATACTCATTGAAAATTTTACAAAATGATCTGACGAAATTATTCAGAATGCTTCAAATCATGGAAGCATTTCACATTGTTAAGTTACACGTATCCTATGTTGAACACTGTCTGGGAACTAGCAATGGCCGATGCCATCCTCTTCCTTAATTTGATGCATGTGTTGCCATCCAACGAGGAAATACCTAGGCCAACCCCGTGCTCTAGCTCAACTTATGCTTGTCGCCACAATCTTCTTTTGCCTCACATATCTTGCTCGGTCTTCCTGATGGCAACCACCTCCAACCGGCTTCACATGTCCCAGCCACTGGTATTCATGGAGGCCCCAACAACGCTTCGACACAGTGGGATGGCATTGTATGCCAGCACATATTCTGATCTAGAAAGAGGCGCATTTAAGAGAATGGGTGAACTGTGTATTGAACAAAGTTACTCACAAATAACATGGTGAAAAAGAATGGAAGCATTAATCATATTTGCCTTTGAAAAGCATATGAACCTTGATAAATCCTGTGACTACTGATGCAATAATGTAATACGGCTGAAACAAATGTATGTTAATTTGGAAGGGCATAACAAATAGAAGCATCGAATGTATGGTAATGCAGTAGAACGAGGCATATGCAGAAGCAGAAAaatatgtaaaagtaaaataTAACAAAGGTTGTCTGCTAATTTCTGTCTATGTACGCAACTGCATCGTGAGTGTAGAATGCTTCTGAAGCATGGTCATCATGAAGCATGACAAAAGAAACCACCTGTTCTGTTAACTAGCATGGGACAGATTGGGACCTAGGCCAATGTGGACAGATCGATTGGGAGGCCAGTTGCAATTACCTACAGCCAGAGTAGTACTTGAATAGATCGAGAGGGTGGTTGGAGCTCGTTGAAGCAGGCTCCGGCCGGCGCTCCATCCATCAAAGCCGCTACCGACCCTAGAGTGCCGGCCGCCGACATGTGTACGGGCGTACGAGTCGATCTAGGAGGAAGCGGCGCAGTTACCGCCGGCAGATGCAGGGATGCAGCACGGCGGGGGAAGCTGATGCGCGGTTGGGCGAGGAGAATTGCGGTGGCGGCGGGATTAGGGGATGGTGTGGCAGGTTCTCAATTAGTGGAAGGCAAATCCGTGGAAATCTGGACCTGTTCGatgtttttttcgataaagggaatatattaatatcgagagataccaattacacccagcctctgcaacaacgcaccaccctaatgacactacggatgcacacagccaaaaaaaaggaaaagaaaactaagaaataaaagtcccgctacagtatcacggatctaacaacagcaatacatccaccaccatgacaacacctgaattgcagactctccaaaaaacgacgcctccaagaagggaacagtgctcccccgcaaaaaaaaaaaaaaaaaaaaaagaagggaacagtgctccaagAAGGGACCTGTTCGATGTAAACAAAATGGACGGTGTCTGACGGGTCCGTTGATTTGTTTCCTATCGGACCCCGATAGGTAGTGTTTACCGAAACATGTGAGTCTCGGGCATTTCACTGGTAGGCGACAGCATGGCAATGCGGGGACCCAATAGGGATTGAATCGCTCTATGGGCATTTGGCGAAGGGTTAGTGAAATGAGCAGCAGGTAGCACCCGACGCTCTACCCTGGATAAGGCCGGACCTTCTTAATGTTTCCATTGGTTGTGCCCGTGAGGGGATGGCACCATATTCCAAGGCAGCAGCATTGTTGTTGATATAGCTAGCAACGGAGTGATCACCTTAAACGTGGAGCAACTAAGGATAGGATAATGTTTTCTTAGCCTACTTTACAAAACTTTTTAAAAAAAATGCTCACTTACTATGGGCAAGCATTTAGCATGACTCAAACTAGCACTAAACATCAGCACAATTATGTAGCCAGAAACACGCTTTGAATTTTGTTTCCGTGGTTCCATCGGAAACTGCCATGCTATTCACCTGGGAAATGCCCCAGGAAATCAAAACGCGACAAAATATTGAATTGATAAGATCAAACAGGTGTGCCAAATGATGAACAACCAGATTGCATGACTAGTACACGCACATACCAACAATCTTGACAAGGTAGCCAGCCATCTAAACCTATACCACCTCGATGTCGATGCCGATTCTTGTTGTCAATAGTTGGAACATAATGTGATAAGCTCAGCCAGATGCACGTAATGCACTACAAAATTGTAAAACACGTGGATTATTTCGAGAGGAACAGGCCAGCTAATAGTTCTGAAGTCCACTCCTCCTATCACAAGTAGGTACAACAAAGAAACAATAAGGTTGCTTCCTACTTTTAATTTTATAAGTTCCTAATACAACCAGTTTGGATCCATGAACAAACATCATCCTCGTGCAGGCGACTTTGCCAGTTTGCCGGCAATAATGGACACACAACAGCCTCATAAACTCGGTTCAAGATGATTCTGCAGCGAGGGGAAACACAACAGCATCAATTTTTTCAGAACAATTCAGTAACAAGGTTCTGCTTATCTACTTTGTGTCACTATCCAAACAAGCACATTATCCTTGTCCAGTGGATCTGTTTTTTCCTTGCTCACTGCCACCTAAACATGCTAGCTCTAAACATCAAGGTTTGACATTGTAATTGGAATAGCTTTGCACCAACggtacaagaaaaacaaaaatacATAAATAAAGTTATGCATGTGCTTACCCAGTTATGCCAGGATTCATCTTTATAATAAACCACCATGATGATTCTTGTTGGTAATATCTGGAACATGACATCATGACAACTCGCCAGGAAGATAGCCAGCGCACCAGTGTTACACACTAAATGAGACCACTTTAATAATTAAATCACTATGCTGCTCCCAGATCAAGAACCTTGATTGGCAGCATATGGAAAACAAAGTTTCCACGATTCCTTTTGTCTACCATCGAAACCGATGTGGCCTCATATACATCTTCTGTATATATAGGTCTCGAGAGAAGGCTACACATAGACATCAAACCAACAAGCAACAATTTCCCTTTCATTAGTTCTAGCCCAACACAGAGATTAGTTTCAGAAACAGATATGTCTTTTGCTCTAAGATCGATAAGCTTGCCATctaggcatcacaccagagaggcGGAAGTACAAGAAGATCTGGACAGCCTAGAGACAAGCATCTCATCATCCATTACCATCAAGAcgatgtgtgatggtttgaggaGGCTTGGTGACATCTACTGTGATGTTGAGGAGATCATCCAGTTGCCAAGCAACCAGGTTTGCTCCTCACAGCACAGGAAGATGCTGGATGGAGAGATGGAATGTTCTCTCCAGCTGCTGGATCTCTGCAACACCATGCAACAGATCTTCGTCGAGCTGAAGGCCATCATCCAAGAACTGCAATTGGCTCTAAGAAAAGGAGAAGACGCAACTATCCAAGCCAGGATCCTGTCTTATATCCAATTGCTGAAGAAGGCTGGAAAACATTTCAAGAAATCTACCACAAAGAAGACGTCTGACAAGATGGACTGCGGGATGGTCAGTCTACTGACCAAGGCCAGGGAGATGGCTCTCTCTCTACATGAGTCCACAGTGCACCTCTTGTCAAAAAAAATCGAAGCACCTAAACAGTCCCTTATTTCCAAGGCATTTCACAAGAAGAAAGTTGTTGTTTGCGAGGAGCAATTGCAGGACTTAGAGTGCAGTATGGGAGATCTTGAGAGTGGAGCAGGACATCTGTTCCGGAGATTGATTCAGAGCAGAGTTTCTCTCCTAAACATTCTTAGCTCATAGATCTCCAAGAGCCTTGTCACTCACAATATCCTGTGATTAGCATCCGATTTTTAGAGGACTAGCTGATCTCATATTTTGCCTGATATGTATATATAATACAGATGTACAGAAAATTACAGATGCAATtccaaaattttgatatatttcaAGCTCGCAAATAGTTTTGTGATGTCATAATTCTTTTTTCTTTTGCAACTGTCAGTATACTTTGGTTGATATCCTTATTTGGTGGATCTTGCTTGGTGTACATGAAACATGCCAATCAAAAGTCACTATGATTGTGCAACTGCAATTCCATTTTCTTGTGTAGAACTGAATGCATATGTAAAATAATCAAGCTACTACAAAAAAAAATCCACTCTAAAAATTAATATCTGGGTGCCGAAGGTATTTACAataattttatatcatttgtcgCGTGAGATCATTGATATGAAATTCCTTCATTTTTTTGAAATGGTTTAGCATGAACTGAAGCTGTTACTCAAGGTGCCAAACTTTTTGTTGGATGCAGCGCATCTTTGTTTTCATCAGCTAAACAAGCTAGCTCCAAACTACAAGGTTTGCTCGCAGTTACCACAGAATTCAACCTGAGAGCTGGACAGCTAGGAGAGTCTAGGGTAACACATGTGTCACAGATAGATTTTTTTGTTAGCAAGCCATTATATGGCTGCTTGAGCATGCAAATATGTCAAGGTCTGAAAGTCCACTGTCCACCACTGAACTCCACGTCTACAAACAGAACCAACTATACTATTGATTCTTGTTGCCAATTGATGGAACATGGGAATGTGATTGCTCATCTCGAGGAAAGTGGACGCAACAAATACTGTACTTAACACGAGGCATCTTCGGTGTTATAATTGTCCCGCAGCTGTTAGATCTTAATCCTTGGCAGACAGCATCTTGGAGATGAACTGGCATGATTCTTTAGGTGTACCAATTAAGTACCAGTGCTTCCACACTTCTCTATAAATAGGCCTCAGCGGCCCAGTAGACACATCAAACTAAAAGTTCCTCTCTTCAACCAAAATTACAGAGAAAAGCTTCCAGATCAGAAATGGCTTTCCACCTAAGATCGATAAGTTTGCCTTCAAGGCCTCAGGCCAACGAGGCCGAAGTCGAGCAAGAGTTACTGAGCATAGAGGCAAGTATCTCTTCCTCCACCACTATCAGCACCATGTGTGATGATCCGAGGAGGCTTGGAGACATCTACAATGGTGTTGAAGATATTATTGGCCTCCCAAGCAACCACGTTGGGAAGATGCTAGATGGAGAGATGGAGCGCTCTCTTGAGCTGTTGGATCTCTGCAGCAGCATGCAAGAGATCTTCATGGAGATGAAGGCCATCATCCAAGAGCTGCAAGTGGCTCTAAGAAAAGGAGATGATGCAACTACTCAAGCAAAGATCATGTCTTATACTCGTTTGGCGAAGAAGGCCAAGAAACATTTCAAGAAGACCACGAAGAAGGCTACATCGGAGGGTGGCAGGATGGTCATGCTATTGACAAAGGCTAGAGAGATTTCTGTATCTCTACTGGAGTCCACAATCCATCTTTTGTCGAAGCAAATCGAAATGCCTAAAAAGTATCTTGTCTCCAAGGCATTTCACAAGAAGAAGGCAGTTGTTCGCGAGGAGGAATTACAGGAGTTAGAGTGCAGTATCGGCGATATTGAGAGCGGAGCAGGACATCTATTCAGGAAACTGGTTCAGAATAGAGTTTCTCTCCTAAACATTCTTAGCTCATAGATACTCCACGTCTGACACCCTGTGATTGGCATCCGCCTTTTTGAGGAATAGCTGATCTTCATGCATTTTTCCAATATGTATACAGCACAAATGTACAGAAATTATAGAAAGAGAAACCAAAGTTTTGATCCATTTTGAGCATTTCATGTTTGAATATGTGCTTTATGATATTCCGATATCAATGGTCCGTGGATGTTGCTGTGTGTCAAGTAAACATGCCAGGTCGAAGCCACAAGGGCTAACTTGCAGTTAGCATAATAaactgatatatatatatatatatatatatatatatatatatatatatatatatatatatatatatatatatatatatatatatatatatatatatatatatataataatcCAGAGTGGTGCCAGTTGTACCACCACCACATGGATGTGCAGTCTGGCACTACAATTAAATATTTCTAGTTTCAGAATGCATACACAAATTTACTGAAATTTACAATCTTCAGCATGCATATCACGCTGGAATTTTACAGTGCATAGTATTACTAATTCAGGAGCACAAAAAATGCCACAACCATGTACCCTAGTTTTTCTTAGATAATGAACCATGTATCCTAGTACATCACCATGTTTTGCTCGTTCTTAAGGATTATGCAATTCAAACATTAATTTTAGAACAGTAAAGATAGTGCAAAGTTCCCCAAGTGGAATGTTTCGCACATTTTTCATATCATTCTCAAATCTCAGTACACTGCAACAAAGTGATTCTGTATATTTATGACTAGTAGAAAAAACAAGAGCTGCGCCCAGAACAAAAAACAGAAATGTAGAGGAAGATCAGGGAGTACAGACAGACCTCGTGAAGACACAAAGAGAGCATGCTGGACGCCGTCGGTGaccttttttcgagaaaacgcaaaggacctttgcgtctcatttcattgaaaaggtaGAATGCTTACAATCCTCCTAGGAGGCAGCATACAATGAACACACTCAGCTACTCAGTGTACATCCCAGGTCGCCGGCAGCGCTACCCTAAGTCCCATAGCACCCGCCTTAGCCCAGAGGGATGCTTCTTCCTTGACTTTGGACATCAGGTCGCGCACAGACGGCCGTGCTCCCTAAAAAACACACTCGTTACGGTGCTTCCAAATCATCCATGGCAGGAGCAGCGCTGCTGATCCTAGCCCTTTGCGGAGAGGTTTGGGCGTCGTTTGCTTCGCTTCCACCAGCCAAGTGAAGATAGAATCATCAGTGTCCCGTGGCGTACGGCACGACAAACGCAACCAAGCCAGAGCCTCGAGCCAAACTTGCTTGGCAAAGGGGCAGTGGATGAGTAGGTGCTGCATGGTCTCGGGTTCCTGATCGCATAATAGGCAGCGGGGGTGGTGTTGCAGGCCACGACGCGCCAGCCGGTCGGCAGTCCAGCACCGATTCTGGGACGCTAACCAGTTGAAAAACTTGACCCGTGGTGGCGCCCAAGCTTTCCAAATGTGCTTCCACATCGGGCAGAGGGTGGAACCCTGGAACGTGGCGAGGTAAGCGGAGCTGGCAGAGTAGTTGCCGTTCGCCGTCCACTTCCAGAGCAGCTAGTCTGGGGCGTCGTGGAGCTGTGTGCCG
It includes:
- the LOC127312683 gene encoding uncharacterized protein is translated as MSFALRSISLPSRHHTREAEVQEDLDSLETSISSSITIKTMCDGLRRLGDIYCDVEEIIQLPSNQVCSSQHRKMLDGEMECSLQLLDLCNTMQQIFVELKAIIQELQLALRKGEDATIQARILSYIQLLKKAGKHFKKSTTKKTSDKMDCGMVSLLTKAREMALSLHESTVHLLSKKIEAPKQSLISKAFHKKKVVVCEEQLQDLECSMGDLESGAGHLFRRLIQSRVSLLNILSS
- the LOC127312681 gene encoding uncharacterized protein, producing MAFHLRSISLPSRPQANEAEVEQELLSIEASISSSTTISTMCDDPRRLGDIYNGVEDIIGLPSNHVGKMLDGEMERSLELLDLCSSMQEIFMEMKAIIQELQVALRKGDDATTQAKIMSYTRLAKKAKKHFKKTTKKATSEGGRMVMLLTKAREISVSLLESTIHLLSKQIEMPKKYLVSKAFHKKKAVVREEELQELECSIGDIESGAGHLFRKLVQNRVSLLNILSS